In the Corynebacterium anserum genome, TGAATGCTCTCCTGCCCACGCCGGCTTCACTGCGAGCTCGTCTTCAGTCAACGCGTCGAGTTTTTCAGCACTCCATTGACACAAACCGCAATCGCCATCGAAGAAAAACGTCGAAGTCACACTGTACATGGTTTTCAGCATGCCACATGGCATATCCTTCACGAGCTCATCTCTACTCATGACGCCTAGTTGTTCCACAACATGGAGGCAGCAGTTCGTGCAACAGCAGCAGCACAACTAGCGTTCTCTGCCGAACGCACACCTTCTGGAACAGTGATGTCCACGCAGTGCGGTAAGAGATCTGCAGGGAAAGTCCACTGCGACCAATAGCGCATCAGTATCTTTGCCATCGCGTTTGCTGCCTGCTCAATTTCTAGTGCTGTCCTCGCCGTCAGCGCCGAAGCTGGCAATGCCACCCCGATTCCCCGAGTAATTTCAGGTTCCCCAGCGCCAGATCCTCCCCCAGTAGTTGTCTCTCCGGCACCGAGTGCCCCGCCTACGAGAGCACCAATCGCATCAGTCACAGGTGTAGATTCACCCAATTGAGCCAGTGGAAGTTCCACCTTGTGCCACCCGCTGGCGTATAGCCCGCTGTCCATACTGGACGTAGGTTCTTTCCCAAGCAATGCGGGTGGGAGGGCACCATCACAGGTCAACACCAACGGAGTATTCACCTGCTGCGCGAAACGTCTCCATACTCCCATGATGATTTCAGGGTCCACGGGGTCAAGTGGGTCGAATTGCGTCGCCCCAGGAAGCCCCTCCATCACGGCGTCGAGGTGTGGTTCATGCATAGTAACCGTCACTTCTGCGCCGATCGCTGCCGCCACGCGCCTGACGTACTCACGAAGAGCCTCCCCAAGCGTCAGCGCCATATCCTTAAAAGCTGGGCGATCGGACATCACCGCATGTCCCCGATACTCAATTTGCGCCCCCATACTCCACGGGCCCAACACGTGCACCATCAGCCGTTCCACACGCCCCGGCAGAAGTTCCTCGGATACATCCCACACCTCACGCAGGTAACCAGCTGTGCGTCGTGATTCCAAGCTCGGATGAAGGGTTAGTTCCCAACCTCGCGGCGTGGTACGCAAGGGAATGCCAGCCAAGGACGCCGTTGTTGCAGCCAAATCCTTCCCTACGCCACCGGTCACCCGCACCAAGCTGAGTGCAGGAGCAATACCGCAGTCCTCATCCACGTCGATCGTACGATTCAGTGCGCTCAGAACAGCCGCACGCAGGTCTGTATGGGTCGTGACAGTATTTTCCCACCATCCCAAGCGGGTCATAGGCTAGCTCTCCTGAGCCAACCACGGCGTGGTGGCGCGTATGGTGCCGGAGCCCAGCAAAATATCGCCGGCCTCGTCCGGTTGGTACACCACCGCAGCCTGTCCACGAGCCACACCTTCCAGGGGTTCGAGCAGCTCAAGTTCTAAGCGCCACGGTGCTTCATCATTTTTCTTTTCGCGCCCAGCGGGAGTCACTGGCTCTGGGTCATCAACCAGGCGCGCAATCGCCGGAACAACTCCCCCATGGGCACGTACCTGAACCTCACAGCGGAATTCGCGACCATGTGTGGCAGGGTTAAGACGCTTCAGACGATCCGCAACAATACCGCCGATACGCAGATCATCGCGCTTACCGATGGTGACTGTGCCCGTTGCGGCGTCAATATCAGTCACGTAGCGCGGTTGCCCATCCAGCCCCTCACGCGGCAAACCGAGTCCTTTACGCTGGCCGATAGTAAACCCGTACACGCCGTCATGCTCAGCCACAGTCGTACCATCCTGATCCCTCATAATGCCTGGGCGCAATCCAATCTTCTTCCCCAAAAAAGCCTGTGTGCGACCATCCGGGATGAAGCAAATGTCATGGGAATCGGGTTTGGAAGCCACACCGAATCCGTGCGACTTTGCCTCCTGACGAATCTCAGGTTTCACGGTATCGCCCACCGGGAACATGCAATGAGCCAACTGTTCATCAGTCAGAACGCCCAGCACATAAGACTGATCCTTGTTGGCATCCACACCCCTGCGCATCACCCCATCGTGTAGACGCGCGTAATGTCCGGTTACCACAGCGTCAAAGCCCAGAGCGATAGAGCGTTCGAGTAGGGCCTCAAACTTGATCTTCTCATTGCAGCGCAAGCATGGATTAGGAGTCTCACCGATCGCATAAGAATCCACAAAATCGTCAATGACATCCTCGGCGAAGCGGTCGGAGAAATCCCACACATAAAAGGGGATGCCAAGCTTGTCAGCCACACGGCGGGCATCGGCGGAATCTTCCAGCGAACAGCAACCACGCGATCCAGCACGCACTGCTTCAGGGGATCGAGATAGGGCAAGATGCACGCCGATGACCTCGTGCCCGGCTTCCAACGCGCGGGCGGCCGCCACCGCCGAGTCCACTCCTCCACTCATTGCTGCTACAACTCGCATGAAATGCACCCTACTCGGGCATGGGGGTTCTATGCCATTCCATATTTCCCGCTGCGACATGGCAGACACACCAAACTATTCCCATACCTGCAGCCCTACAAGGCGTTACCAAGCACTGATTTATGCTTGTATCTGCAGCTCTGCTACGCCATGCCTGCAGCTCGAGCCTGCTCTACAACACGCGGCAGGATAGTTGAGAGGTACTCCACCTGTTCGTCTGTAATGTCTGCGCCAATGGTCAGCCGCAGTGCACCGCGGGCAACCTCTGCTGGCACGCCCATGGCGGTAAGTACATGGCTGGCGCGATTGACCCCCGCGCTGCACGCCGAACCTGTGGACGCGTCCACACCCGCTGAGTCCAACAGCATAATGAGGCAGTCTCCTTCCGCTCCGGGAAAACTCATATGAAGATGCCCGGGGAGCGTCTGCTCACAGGCTGTGTCTTCGGGCGTCCAGATACGTGCATCATCAATAGTGTGCACCACACGTCGCAGCTGTTCTCTCGCTGCGCGCAGGGTCGCGGCCGCCTCCTCCATCTCATCTATAGCCGACGCCAAAGCCGCCGCACACCCCACAGCTCCCTGGACGTTGACGGTTCCCGACCGCACAGAGCGCTCTTGGCCACCACCACGCACAGGGCTGAGTATGTGTGCGTCCCGACGAGCGAGGAGGATTCCGGTGGACTTTGGCCCACCGAATTTGTGCGCGCTCGCAGCCAGAGTGGAAGCACCTAACTCATGAAAGTCCACCGGAATGTGCCCAACTGCCTGGACAGCGTCCGTGTGAAAAGGGATGCCGCATTCGCGAGCGAAGCTTGCCAGCTCGCGAACGGGCTGAATCACTCCTGTCTCATTGTTAGCCCACATACAGGTGAGCAGGGCTATATCTCCCGGCTCAACACCGTCCACAGGAGATGCGACGCTCGACGTTCGAGATACTTCCGCTGGCTGGGCGGTTCCACTTAGTGCGCCACCGCCGTGCGAGGTGTCATCACCGAACGCTCCAATCCATTGCTGGGCAAGGACGCGGCCGGTGGCGTCGACGGGAAGAGAACAACGCTGGAAACCAAATCCCACCACTCCAGAGGTAAGCCAATCGACGGTCTCCATAACCGCCGGGTGCTCGATGTTCGAGCTAGCGATGACGGTGGCGCCGCGGCTGACCTTCGAGCCGTACGCAAGACCTTGAACTGCGATGTTATCGGCTTCCGTGCCGGAACCGGTAAAGATCACTTCCGCAGAATCAGCTCCAAGGAGAGCTGCGACGTGTTCACGAGCATCCTCGAGAACACGGCGAGCCTCCCGACCCGAGGCGTACTGCCCCGCGGGGTTGAGTAGGTCGGCAGCGTGAGCCATGGCTTCCTGAGCTTCGGGACGGAGAGGTTGGGAAGCGGCATTATCGACGTACAGGCGCGGGCTCATTGGCTCCAGTGTAGTGGCTGGAGCCTAGTACTGGAACTAGTACCCGGTGTATTGCCTCACCGCTGCGTTCACTCCGCGTACGGCATTCCTTAGCTCTCAGTTACCCCGGCCGGACTTGCAGTCTGTGATGGCAGACAAGCTCGGTACCTATGTGGCACATCTTCCTCTTTTAGAAAATAGGGAGCATATAAGTGGGTCGTCATTCCCCTTCTGAAGCGCTCCTGAACAAGACCACATCCATCTTTCGCCGTGTAGGTATCAAACACGCGAAAGCCGGTGCCACCCCCATCGAAACGGGAGGTCAGCACCGGCATGTGCTCGGAGTGACGGCGCCCTCGCTGGCTTCGAAAAGCCTACAACCAGTCTGAATGCTAGCCAACCCTAGCGAGGGCTACGGGTCGGCCTGCCCAATTGAGAAAGGCAGGCCTAACCACACCGCCGCCTCTTACTTGCGGTTCTTTAGTTCCTCGGTTGCCTGCGGTGCAACATTGAACAGGTCACCCACCACACCGAAATCAGCGATCTCGAAAATGGAAGCCTCTTCATCCTTGTTTACAGCAACGATGGTCTTGGAAGTCTGCATACCAGCCTTGTGCTGGATAGCGCCAGAAATGCCCAGTGCAATGTACAGGTTTGGAGAAACGGTGACACCAGTCTGACCGACCTGGAACTTACCTGGGTAGTAATCGGCATCAACTGCGGCACGGGAGGCACCAACAGCAGCTCCCAATACGTCAGCCAATGGCTCAACAGTGGTGGAGAAGCCTTCGGCACCTCCCACGCCGCGGCCACCAGAAACGACGATCTTTGCCTCGGTCAGCTCAGGACGGTCACCCTGCTCTGCAGGAGCGAAAGAGGTGATGGTGACAGAGGTTGGACCAGGTGCTGGCAGCTCCACTGCTTGGACGTTACCTGCAGCGGCCTCAGGAGCCGGGTCAACGGAGCCCGGACGCAGAGAGAATACAGGGGATGCGCCAGCAGCGGTGGCAGTTACGGTGTACTCGCCACCGAAGATGCCGATCTGAGCGTTGCGGTCCGCATCGATGGAGGATGCATCGTAGATGACACCGGAGGCCACGCGAGCACCGGTGCGGCCAGCAATCTCGTTACCGGTAGCGGTGGCGGAAACCAGCACTGGAACCTGCAGATGGGCAGCAAGCCCGGACAGAGCATCCACGGATGGGGTGACCAGCAGGTTATCTGTGTGGTCAGCCTCTGCAGCGTAAATGGTCTCAGCACCAGCCGCAGCCAAGTCGCTCTGAAGCTTCTCAGCGGTGCCAGGGGCACCGACGACAACAGCGCCTACGGTGCCGAATACGCGAGCAGCAGTGATCAGTTCGAGGGTGGTGTTCTTCAGTTCACCCTCAACATGGTCGACCAGAACCAAAACGTTGGTCATGAGGTTTACCTCTCTAGATTGTGTGAGTTGTTGTTATTCAGGGGTGAACTGGTTTAGACCAGCTTTTCCTTAACCAGGAACTCCACCAGCTTCTTGCCACCATCGCCTTCGTCAGTGATGATCTCACCGGCAGACTTAGGTGGCTTCGGGGTGGATGCAGACACGGAGGTAGTGGCGTTAGCCAGCCCGACGTT is a window encoding:
- a CDS encoding electron transfer flavoprotein subunit alpha/FixB family protein, with the protein product MTNVLVLVDHVEGELKNTTLELITAARVFGTVGAVVVGAPGTAEKLQSDLAAAGAETIYAAEADHTDNLLVTPSVDALSGLAAHLQVPVLVSATATGNEIAGRTGARVASGVIYDASSIDADRNAQIGIFGGEYTVTATAAGASPVFSLRPGSVDPAPEAAAGNVQAVELPAPGPTSVTITSFAPAEQGDRPELTEAKIVVSGGRGVGGAEGFSTTVEPLADVLGAAVGASRAAVDADYYPGKFQVGQTGVTVSPNLYIALGISGAIQHKAGMQTSKTIVAVNKDEEASIFEIADFGVVGDLFNVAPQATEELKNRK
- the mnmA gene encoding tRNA 2-thiouridine(34) synthase MnmA; translation: MRVVAAMSGGVDSAVAAARALEAGHEVIGVHLALSRSPEAVRAGSRGCCSLEDSADARRVADKLGIPFYVWDFSDRFAEDVIDDFVDSYAIGETPNPCLRCNEKIKFEALLERSIALGFDAVVTGHYARLHDGVMRRGVDANKDQSYVLGVLTDEQLAHCMFPVGDTVKPEIRQEAKSHGFGVASKPDSHDICFIPDGRTQAFLGKKIGLRPGIMRDQDGTTVAEHDGVYGFTIGQRKGLGLPREGLDGQPRYVTDIDAATGTVTIGKRDDLRIGGIVADRLKRLNPATHGREFRCEVQVRAHGGVVPAIARLVDDPEPVTPAGREKKNDEAPWRLELELLEPLEGVARGQAAVVYQPDEAGDILLGSGTIRATTPWLAQES
- a CDS encoding cysteine desulfurase family protein produces the protein MSPRLYVDNAASQPLRPEAQEAMAHAADLLNPAGQYASGREARRVLEDAREHVAALLGADSAEVIFTGSGTEADNIAVQGLAYGSKVSRGATVIASSNIEHPAVMETVDWLTSGVVGFGFQRCSLPVDATGRVLAQQWIGAFGDDTSHGGGALSGTAQPAEVSRTSSVASPVDGVEPGDIALLTCMWANNETGVIQPVRELASFARECGIPFHTDAVQAVGHIPVDFHELGASTLAASAHKFGGPKSTGILLARRDAHILSPVRGGGQERSVRSGTVNVQGAVGCAAALASAIDEMEEAAATLRAAREQLRRVVHTIDDARIWTPEDTACEQTLPGHLHMSFPGAEGDCLIMLLDSAGVDASTGSACSAGVNRASHVLTAMGVPAEVARGALRLTIGADITDEQVEYLSTILPRVVEQARAAGMA